A single Fusobacterium hominis DNA region contains:
- a CDS encoding glutamate decarboxylase gives MSLYEKNKDSFNESIFSSHNIGSELSKYKMPEKESDPNVILELVKDELFLDGNARQNLATFCQTFLPKEVHELMDLSISKNMIDKDEYPQTAEIERRCVHILSQLWHSPDEAKSIGTSTVGSSEACMLGGLAMYHRWKAKRKKEGKDYSHPNMVTGPVQICWHKFARYWDIELREVPMEEDCLYMSPEHMEKYIDENTIGVVTTLGLTFTGAYEPVEDICKALDEYEKKTGLSIDVHVDGASGGFLAPFCAKDLKWDFTLPRVKSISASGHKFGLAPLGCGWVLWRDISDLPENLIFHVNYLGGDMSVFQLNFSRPAGQIISQYFLLLRLGVEGYTKIHQNCYHTAQYLASELNKLGIFEVLYDGNPEKGIPAVTWKLKKDAKVTFNLYDFADKLRSRGWQVPAYSLPAHADKIVVQRILVRQGVSLDMASLLIEDIKRTIEYFKTHEVVTNLTAKEGTAFSH, from the coding sequence ATGAGTTTATATGAAAAAAACAAAGATTCATTTAACGAAAGTATTTTTAGTAGTCACAACATTGGATCAGAATTATCAAAATACAAAATGCCAGAAAAAGAAAGCGATCCTAATGTAATTTTAGAACTTGTAAAAGATGAATTATTCCTGGATGGAAACGCAAGACAAAACCTTGCTACTTTCTGTCAAACTTTTTTACCTAAAGAAGTTCATGAATTAATGGATCTGTCAATAAGTAAAAATATGATTGATAAAGATGAGTACCCTCAAACAGCAGAAATTGAAAGACGTTGTGTTCATATACTATCACAATTATGGCATTCGCCTGATGAAGCAAAAAGCATTGGTACATCTACAGTAGGATCATCTGAAGCATGTATGCTTGGTGGTCTAGCAATGTACCATCGTTGGAAAGCAAAAAGAAAAAAAGAAGGAAAAGACTATAGCCATCCAAATATGGTAACAGGTCCAGTTCAAATATGTTGGCATAAATTTGCAAGATATTGGGATATAGAACTTAGAGAAGTTCCTATGGAAGAAGATTGTCTATATATGTCACCAGAACATATGGAAAAATACATTGATGAAAATACTATTGGAGTAGTTACTACATTAGGACTTACTTTTACTGGAGCTTATGAACCAGTAGAAGATATCTGTAAAGCTCTTGATGAATATGAAAAGAAAACTGGATTGTCTATAGATGTCCATGTTGACGGTGCATCTGGAGGATTCTTAGCTCCATTCTGTGCTAAAGATCTTAAATGGGACTTTACACTTCCTAGAGTAAAATCTATCAGTGCTTCTGGACATAAATTTGGACTAGCTCCTCTTGGATGTGGATGGGTATTATGGAGAGATATTTCAGATCTTCCTGAAAACTTAATTTTCCATGTTAACTATCTTGGTGGAGATATGTCAGTTTTCCAACTTAACTTCTCTCGTCCAGCAGGACAAATTATATCACAATACTTCTTACTATTAAGACTTGGTGTTGAAGGATATACAAAAATCCATCAAAACTGCTATCACACAGCTCAATATTTAGCTAGTGAACTTAATAAGTTAGGAATATTTGAAGTGTTATATGATGGTAACCCTGAAAAAGGAATACCTGCAGTAACATGGAAATTGAAAAAAGATGCTAAAGTTACTTTCAACTTATATGACTTTGCAGATAAACTAAGAAGTCGTGGTTGGCAAGTACCTGCATATTCATTACCAGCTCATGCTGATAAAATTGTTGTTCAAAGAATTCTTGTTCGTCAAGGTGTAAGTTTAGATATGGCTTCTCTTCTTATAGAAGATATTAAGAGAACTATTGAATACTTCAAAACTCACGAAGTAGTTACTAATCTTACAGCTAAAGAAGGAACTGCATTTTCACATTAA